The following proteins are co-located in the Lagopus muta isolate bLagMut1 chromosome 11, bLagMut1 primary, whole genome shotgun sequence genome:
- the LHFPL4 gene encoding LHFPL tetraspan subfamily member 4 protein has product MLPSQEASKLYHDNYVRNSRAIGVLWAIFTICFAIINVVVFIQPYWVGDSVNTPKPGYFGLFHYCVGSGLAGRELACRGSFTDFSTIPSGAFQAAAFFVLLSMVLTLGCITCFALFFFCNTATVYKICAWMQLLAALCLVLGCMIFPDGWDAETIRDMCGEKTGKYSLGDCSVRWAYILAIIGILNALILSFLAFVLGNRQNDLLHEELKTESKDFVGTARI; this is encoded by the exons ATGCTGCCGTCGCAGGAGGCCTCCAAGCTGTACCATGACAACTACGTGCGGAACTCGCGGGCCATCGGCGTGCTGTGGGCCATCTTCACCATCTGCTTCGCCATCATCAACGTGGTGGTGTTCATCCAGCCCTACTGGGTGGGAGACAGCGTCAACACGCCCAAACCCGGCTACTTCGGGCTGTTCCACTACTGCGTGGGCAGCGGGCTGGCGGGCCGCGAGCTGGCGTGCCGCGGCTCCTTCACCGACTTCAGCACCATCCCCTCGGGCGCCTTCCAGGCGGCGGCCTTCTTCGTGCTGCTGTCCATGGTGCTGACGCTGGGCTGCATCACCTGCTTCGCGCTCTTCTTCTTCTGCAACACCGCCACCGTCTACAAGATCTGCGCCTGgatgcagctgctggcag ctctctgcctggtgctgggctgcatgaTCTTCCCCGACGGCTGGGATGCAGAGACCATCCGGGACATGTGCGGGGAGAAGACAGGGAAGTATTCCCTGGGCGACTGCTCCGTGCGCTGGGCTTACATCCTGGCCATCATCGGCATCCTCAATGCCCTCATCCTCTCCTTCCTGGCCTTCGTCCTCGGCAACCGGCAGAACGACCTGCTGCACGAGGAGCTCAAGACAGAGAGCAAAG ATTTTGTCGGCACCGCG AGGATATAA